One region of Halohasta litchfieldiae genomic DNA includes:
- a CDS encoding Gfo/Idh/MocA family protein has protein sequence MSLRTAVIGGGTVSENHLSGLSQNPKTELVAICDLDEEIAREKARSYGIKAYFDVGELLAAENLDWVHVCTPPQTHLAVATQVLEAGIPALVEKPVTETIEQFEELASVADREGVPFSVVHNHKFGLVMRTVLEEIESGKLGDIRGVDLLYTGSTEPDVANRGAWNFELLGGEFEEGLPHPLYLGLNAGGLPRSEADVSAQTSLVGSYEMEFGYDCAQIQYVSESDALCTIKMLSGTKPVRILYVHGSESTLAADLVSQTLVRLDRDYKASPLARAQNNIDQIVDRVRGTAENVGVVLKDKRAGEWETAMERNGSYYQFEEEAEALLTGTEPPVSVDEARWTVKLQEAIRDSVRRDDSTAAEQPESSAESEVPSDD, from the coding sequence ATGTCGCTTCGAACGGCTGTTATCGGTGGCGGAACTGTTTCGGAAAATCATCTCTCCGGACTCTCTCAGAACCCGAAGACGGAGTTGGTAGCAATCTGTGACCTCGATGAAGAGATCGCCAGAGAGAAAGCCAGGTCGTACGGTATCAAGGCGTACTTCGACGTAGGCGAACTGCTCGCGGCTGAGAACCTCGATTGGGTCCACGTCTGCACGCCCCCACAAACACATCTAGCGGTGGCGACACAAGTTCTCGAAGCCGGGATTCCGGCCCTCGTCGAAAAGCCAGTCACTGAGACTATCGAACAGTTCGAGGAGCTCGCGTCGGTCGCTGACCGAGAGGGTGTTCCGTTCTCGGTCGTCCATAACCACAAGTTCGGCTTAGTGATGCGAACGGTCCTCGAAGAGATCGAGTCGGGTAAACTCGGAGATATTCGCGGCGTCGACCTGCTGTACACCGGCTCGACCGAACCCGACGTCGCAAACCGTGGGGCTTGGAACTTCGAACTACTGGGTGGGGAGTTCGAGGAGGGACTCCCACACCCATTGTATCTCGGACTCAATGCGGGCGGTCTCCCGCGGAGCGAGGCGGACGTCTCAGCCCAGACGAGCCTCGTCGGGAGCTACGAGATGGAGTTCGGCTATGACTGCGCCCAGATCCAGTACGTCAGTGAGTCTGACGCGCTCTGTACGATCAAGATGCTCTCGGGCACCAAGCCTGTACGTATTCTGTACGTTCACGGCTCGGAGTCGACGCTGGCAGCTGATCTCGTCTCCCAAACGCTCGTCCGGCTCGACCGGGATTACAAGGCCTCACCGCTGGCGCGCGCACAGAACAACATCGATCAGATCGTCGACCGCGTCCGTGGGACGGCCGAAAACGTCGGTGTCGTCCTCAAAGACAAACGTGCCGGTGAGTGGGAGACTGCGATGGAACGGAACGGGAGCTACTACCAGTTCGAGGAGGAGGCCGAGGCCCTGCTGACCGGCACCGAACCACCAGTCTCAGTCGACGAGGCCCGCTGGACAGTCAAACTCCAGGAAGCGATCCGCGACAGCGTTCGCCGCGACGACTCGACGGCCGCCGAACAGCCCGAGAGCTCCGCGGAATCCGAAGTTCCGTCCGACGACTAA
- a CDS encoding flippase, whose translation MSFSDRIAYGVKASFGAKIARIITNALLLVILTRFLFTTDQYGLLYTVISVVGVASMFATLGLPSSAARYVAEYTETDPSQVPRILKTSVLFVLGFGLLTAVVLAVFNDQIASLVGEAAVAPLLFVAAVYVIFESLHKYLTGIFQGLNEIALSAVINTIAQVGRLVFAVSLVVVGYGVWGALAGYLLGFVLSVTIGGWLLYSRFYRTLPSASETEEGLVRRILEYSVPLTATRGSTVIDKKVDTILVTALAGLTPAAFYAVAKQVADACVSPASSLGYTISPAFGEEKAGDRLERAARLYEYSLEHVLIFYIPATVGLFLVAEPMLRHVFGAEYLGATTVIQIFSLFILANAINKITTDGLDYLGRARIRAIFKGGMAVSNVLLNLLLIPVYGAAGAAAATAVTFGSYTLLCVYIMTTELPIQFSNVTHSITRIFVIAGVMGVGVQLLLPYVTGVLTLLVVVAAGGGIWLLLSAAWGVIDIEQLWSYVTPSTAES comes from the coding sequence ATGTCGTTTTCGGATCGTATCGCCTACGGCGTCAAGGCGAGTTTCGGTGCCAAAATAGCTAGAATCATAACGAACGCGTTGCTGCTTGTGATCCTCACACGATTTCTGTTTACGACCGACCAGTACGGGCTGTTGTACACCGTGATCTCGGTGGTCGGTGTTGCATCGATGTTTGCGACGCTTGGGTTGCCGTCTTCGGCAGCGAGATACGTCGCTGAGTACACCGAAACGGACCCCTCACAGGTGCCCCGTATACTGAAGACGTCGGTGCTGTTCGTTCTTGGATTCGGTCTCCTCACGGCCGTCGTGTTAGCGGTTTTTAACGATCAAATTGCATCACTCGTCGGCGAGGCAGCAGTCGCACCGCTGTTGTTCGTCGCTGCGGTCTACGTCATCTTCGAATCGCTCCACAAGTATCTGACTGGGATCTTCCAGGGGCTCAACGAGATCGCGCTGAGCGCGGTAATCAATACGATTGCCCAAGTCGGTCGACTCGTCTTTGCGGTCAGTCTCGTTGTCGTTGGATATGGGGTTTGGGGTGCGCTCGCAGGCTATCTCCTCGGGTTCGTGCTGTCAGTTACCATCGGTGGATGGCTGTTGTACAGCCGGTTTTATCGGACGTTACCGAGCGCAAGCGAGACCGAAGAAGGGCTGGTTCGACGCATCCTCGAGTACAGCGTGCCGCTAACGGCGACCCGTGGGTCAACCGTTATCGATAAAAAAGTCGACACGATCCTGGTAACTGCGCTGGCGGGATTGACGCCGGCGGCGTTCTATGCGGTCGCCAAACAGGTGGCGGATGCCTGTGTCTCGCCGGCGAGTTCACTCGGCTACACCATCTCACCGGCGTTCGGCGAGGAGAAAGCTGGTGATCGGCTCGAACGTGCCGCCCGACTCTACGAGTACTCGCTTGAACACGTGTTGATTTTTTATATCCCCGCGACGGTTGGGCTGTTTCTCGTCGCCGAGCCGATGTTGCGTCACGTGTTCGGGGCGGAGTATCTCGGCGCGACAACGGTCATCCAGATATTCAGCCTGTTTATTCTCGCCAATGCGATCAACAAGATCACGACCGACGGTCTCGACTATCTCGGCCGAGCGAGGATCCGGGCGATCTTCAAAGGTGGGATGGCCGTCAGTAACGTCTTGCTTAACCTCCTTCTTATTCCGGTCTACGGCGCGGCAGGTGCGGCAGCAGCCACTGCGGTCACGTTCGGATCCTACACGCTGCTCTGTGTGTACATCATGACGACCGAGCTTCCAATTCAGTTCAGCAATGTCACACACTCCATTACCCGTATTTTCGTCATCGCTGGCGTCATGGGTGTCGGTGTGCAACTGCTGTTACCCTACGTCACTGGTGTTCTTACGCTGCTTGTGGTTGTTGCTGCCGGCGGTGGAATCTGGTTGCTACTGTCTGCGGCGTGGGGTGTCATCGATATCGAACAGCTTTGGTCGTACGTCACACCGTCGACTGCCGAATCGTAG